In a single window of the Rhodamnia argentea isolate NSW1041297 chromosome 2, ASM2092103v1, whole genome shotgun sequence genome:
- the LOC115750385 gene encoding septum-promoting GTP-binding protein 1: protein MAELIHEATGKMTQLCRRIARVNIRWRIAERVSVFRDFFRFVWERILVCSTGRMAGARYRRLPRRANSLSGMETLEGPATACGEHEMDSDLVSLKISLLGDCQIGKTSFVIKYVGDEQEKCSLQMTGLNLMDKTMFVQGARISFSIWDVAGDNSSVDHLPIACKDAVAILFMFDLTSRCTLNSVVGWYSQARKWNQTAIPVLIGTKFDDFVRLPPDLQWTIITQARAYAKAMKATLFFSSATHNINVNKVFKFIMAKLFNLPWTPERNLTIGEPIIDF, encoded by the exons atggccgaacttATTCATGAAGCCACCGGGAAGATGACGCAGCTCTGCCGGAGGATCGCCCGCGTCAACATACGGTGGAGGATCGCCGAGCGGGTCTCGGTTTTCCGGGACTTCTTCCGGTTCGTCTGGGAGAGGATCCTCGTTTGCTCCACGGGGCGGATGGCGGGGGCCCGGTACCGGCGCCTGCCCCGCCGGGCCAATTCTCTTTCGGGCATGGAGACGCTGGAAGGGCCGGCGACGGCATGCGGGGAGCACGAGATGGATTCGGATTTGGTTTCCTTGAAGATCAGTTTGCTGGGTGATTGCCAGATTGGGAAAACGAGTTTCGTG ATTAAATATGTGGGAGATGAGCAGGAAAAGTGCAGCCTGCAAATGACAGGGTTGAACTTGATGGACAAAACGATGTTTGTTCAAGGAGCCAGAATTTCATTTAGTATTTGGGATGTAGCAG GTGACAACAGCTCGGTTGATCATCTGCCTATAGCTTGTAAAGATGCAGTGGCAATTTTGTTCATGTTTGACCTTACTAGTAGGTGTACCTTAAACAG tgtTGTTGGGTGGTATAGTCAAGCAAGAAAGTGGAATCAG ACAGCCATTCCCGTATTAATCGGGACCAAGTTCGATGATTTCGTCAGGCTTCCTCCAGATTTACAGTGGACAATCATAACCCAG GCAAGGGCATATGCAAAGGCGATGAAGGCGACCCTTTTCTTCTCGAGCGCGACCCACAACATCAACGTCAACAAGGTATTCAAGTTCATAATGGCCAAGCTCTTTAACTTGCCATGGACGCCTGAGAGGAACTTGACCATTGGTGAACCCATCATCGACTTCTAA